Proteins from one Mastacembelus armatus chromosome 16, fMasArm1.2, whole genome shotgun sequence genomic window:
- the tspan13a gene encoding tetraspanin-13a isoform X2 produces the protein MVCGGFICTKNALCALNITYVLVSLMLIGVAAWGKWFGLVSSIRVVAGVIGVGIFLFLVAFVGLCGALKHHQVLLFFYMMILFIVFIVQFSVSCACLALNEDQQRHLLEVGWNKSEATQQDIEKTLNCCGFSSVNYNGSCAAQCFINPSPTCRTCSSIIQQYTREVLQFVGGLGLFFSFTEILGVWLAHRYRNIRDPRSNPGAFL, from the exons ATGGTTTGCGGCGGGTTTATTTGCACCAAGAACGCGCTCTGCGCTCTCAACATAACTTACGTT CTGGTCAGCCTGATGCTGATCGGAGTGGCGGCCTGGGGGAAATGGTTCGGCCTGGTCTCCAGCATCAGGGTGGTGGCGGGCGTCATCGGCGTGGGTATCTTCCTGTTCCTGGTCGCCTTTGTGGGGCTGTGTGGTGCCCTGAAGCACCACCAGGTCCTGCTCTTCTTT TACATGATGATCCTGTTCATAGTGTTCATCGTGCAGTTCTCTGTGTCCTGTGCCTGTCTGGCCCTGAATGAAGACCAACAG AGGCATCTGCTGGAGGTTGGATGGAACAAATCTGAGGCCACTCAACAGGACATAGAGAAAACACTTAACTGTTGTGGCTTCTCCTCTGTCAACTATAATGGCTCCTGTGCAGCT CAATGCTTTATAAACCCTTCACCGACTTGTCGAACCTGCTCCAGCATCATCCAGCAGTACACCAGGGAGGTGCTGCAGTTTGTGGGTGGTCTCGGACTGTTCTTCAGTTTTACCGAG atCCTTGGAGTTTGGCTCGcacacagatacagaaataTCAGAGATCCACGATCAAACCCTGGAGCCTTTCTCTAA